The genomic window CCATGAGCAAGCGGGCCCGCGAGCAGCATCGTACTACCCTGACCCGGCTGGCCCGCGAGGTGCGCGTTTGCTGCTTGCGCGCCGGCTTGCGCTACGCCCTTTACAGCACGGCTCATGGCTTCCAGGATTTCTTTCTGCACGCGGTCACCGAACTTGGTTTGGTGCAGTAACTGACCCGCCCATGGGATTTCTTTATCCGGGCGCGCTGACTGCCTTCGCCCTGGTCCCGCTGTTGGTCGTAGCCTACCTGGTGCGCGAGCGGCCGCGGCGAGTGATCGTCTCCAGCGTAATCAGCTTCTACGCGCTGCGTACGCTGCGCGCTCAACGCCCGTGGGGTTGGCCGCGGCTGGATTGGCGCTTTGTGGTGGAACTGCTGATCCTGAGCCTGGTGGTATTGGCGATGGCCGGACCATACCAGATTCGCCCGCGCACACCCATCGCCGTGGTACTGGATAATTCGGCCGCCATGCAGGTGCGCGAGCCTGACGGCGTGCGCTTTGCCCAGGCTCGTCAGCGCCTGTTGCGCGAGCTGCCCGAGCAAGCCGATCTCGAGGTAGCGCTTTACCTGACCGCGCCTGCACCCCATCTCTTGGCTAGCGGCTTGGATAGCGTTCAGGCCCGCGGCTTGATTAGCGCCGCCCACCCACTGGATGCTCCCGATGACGGGGCGGCGACCGCGCGGCTGCTGGCCGATCTTGCCACCAGCCATCGCTTCTCCAGCATATTGGTCGCCAGCACCCACCCATTCCTACCTCCCGTGCCCGCGATTTTCCACTTGATTACCGTGGGTACCGCGCTGCCCAACTATGCGTTGGGTTCCTTTACCGTCACCGCCCAGAGCTTCGGGGCAAGCGCGCTCAAGGCTCGCTTGAGCTTGGCCAATTTCAGTTCCCAGGCCCGCACGGTGAGGGTCGATTTGTACGGCGACGATAAGCCGCTCGCCCACGCGCAGCCGCAACTTGCCGCGCGCGAAGTAAGTACCCTGGAATTTCCCTCCGTGTCGCGCGCGATCGCCTACCGCGCCCAGCTTTTGCCCACCGATGCCTTCTCTCTCGATAACGTGGCCTACGCCTCGGCTGCAACCGGTGATGTCGTCCGCCTGCTTTTTGTTTCGCCTACGCCCCACGATGCGCAGGGGCTGTCCGAGTTACCGGGACTGGAAGTCACCACCATGACTCCCGAACAATATTCACCCGACCGCGTCGGCGCCGATCTGATCGTCTTTGAGTACGCCGTGCCCAAGGAACTGCCTGGGGCCAATGCTTTGCTGGTGATGCCGCCGGCGGACGATCCGATTTTCGGTTTGCAGTTGGCTCGTGCCGCGACGACCCAGGTGACGTCCTGGCGCTCCCCCGATCCGCTGACTGACAACGTCAATTTCCGATTGCTGCAAATGCGGCAGGCGCAATCCTTCAAAACCGGCAGTTGGCTGGATACGGTGGTGGAAAGCAACGCTGGCGCTTTGATCCTCGACGGCAGCCATCAGGGTCATCGCTATGTCGTGATGGGTTTCAATCCGTTTCCATACCTGGGTAGCCGCAACCTGCCAATGTCGATCCTGACTCTCAATGTGCTGGCCTATCTGTCTGGCTTCGGCTCAAGCGAAGTGGGCTATCGCACCGGGCGGCCGTGGGTTGTACCCTCGGGCATCACCCAAATCGTGACGCCGCGTGGGGTGCGCTACCAGGTTAAACCAGGCCAGCTTTTCAGTGGCGACAACTCCCAAGGCTTCTACAAGATGAGCGGGCCTGGCGGACAGCAGCGTCTTCGCGCGGTCAACCTGGATGATCTCACGGTTTCGGATTTGGAAGATCGTCAGCCGCTGAAACTGGAGCTGGCTCCGGCACCGCCCGCGCCACCCTCCACGTTCGCCCAGCGCCGCTCCTTAACAGCCTATCTGCTCGCGGCCATCCTGCTGTTAGCCGCCGGCGAGGCGCTGCTGATTTACCGCCGCCCGGCGATGGCTCGGACCGTCTGATGAAGCTGCCGCCACCCATTGCTCACGCCTTAGCTTCCATCCGGCTTGCTCATCCGCGCGCGCTGGATCTGCTGGGGCTGGTCGGAGTGTTGCTGCTGTGGTGGCTGCTCCAAGTGCGCCGGCCGCGTGAGGTGCTGGCGCCACTGCTACGCGCCCTGATGCTTGCCTTGGTGGTGATGGTGTTAGCCCAGCCCCAGCGCCTGAGCAGCTCGGAGGGCGCCACTCCTCCGGTGGCGGTCGATCTGTCCACCAGCATCACACCCTCGATGCGCGAGTATATCGGGGCTCTGTTGCGGGATCAGCTCAAACTGCGTGACTCCGATCCGGCAATCGCCTTCGGGCGCACCCAGGTGATGGAAAGCATAGGCGATGTGCGCCGCCAACTAGCCGGTCCTGGTTGCGAGGCCTGTGCGCCCCAGCATACCGACCTGGAGGGGGCAATCCGAAAGTTGATGGCGCTGGACAGCGGTGGTGCGCTGGTCCTGATCACCGATGGCTGGGAAAACCTCGGCGATGCTTCGTCGACGATCAACGCATTGCTGGCCGCTCATAGTGCGCTTGATATCCTGACTCCGCCCGGAGCCGGGGTGCTGCCTAACGTGGCGGTTAGTGGCCTGACCTTGCCCCACGCCCTAGCCAGCAGCGAGGCCTTCCAGGTCGGGGTTTCGCTCAGCAACATGAACGATCATGCGGTGGCGGGCACGCTGAGCCTGCTGCAAAACGGTCAGCTAGTAGAACAGCGCCGAGTGACTCTGGCCGCAGGCTCGACCAGGATAGATTTCCCGGTGCGCGATGCCGGGGTGGGACTGACCTCATATGAAGCGCGGTTCACTCCGCTCAAAGCGAGTGACGATCTCTATCCTGAGGACAACTCGCGCCAAGCGTGGGTCGGGATCGGAGCCAAACGCAAGATCCTTATTTTTACGCAAAATCAGCGCGAGTCGGCCTATGTGGAAGCAGTGGCGCGCAGATTGGGGTTGGAGCCGCAGGTAGCCAGCGCCCGGCAAACCACTTTTGACCGCTCGCTCAGTGGCTTCGACGCCGTCATCCTGAACAATATCGCGCGCGAGCAACTTCCCGCCGCCACTCAGGAGGCCTTGATCCACTACGTTTCTGCCGGTGGCGCGCTGGCGATGGTAGGTGGTGACCGTAGTTTCGGCCTGGGCGGATGGCAGGGCAGCGCGCTGGCCCACATCATGCCGGTGATCATGAAGCCGCCGCAGCATCAGGAACGCCGGCGCGCACTGGTGTTGATTGTCGACAAATCGGGGTCAATGGGGCGCGAAAACAAGCTGACCTATGCCAAAATGGCGGCCGAGACCGCCTTGAGCAGCCTGCGCCCCGACGATCTGATCGAAGTAATCGGCTTCGATTCGCAGCCCTTCGTCGTGGTGCCACTGGTGCCAGTCAAGGAAGCCAGGCCCTACTTCTCCCAGATGGTGGATCGGCTCAAGGCGCGCGGGACCACCTATTTGATGCCTGCGCTGCAACAGGCCGATCGTGACTTGGCGGCCAGCGGGGCGGCCATCAAACATATCGTGATTCTGACCGACGGCGAGACCGGCGGCACAGCGGCCATGTACTACGACCTGGTGGCGTCGATGCATCATCAGGGCGGCGTCACCGTCTCCACCGTGGCCATTGGGCGCGAGGCCAACCAGACCTTGCTCGATGCCATCAGTCGCTACGGTGGGGGCGCCGCCTATCAGACCGATAGCCCCAAGGCGCTGCCCGATATCACCTTGCAGGATACCCGCCAGCACACCGGCGAGTTGACGTTGGTCGAAAAGCGCTTCGTTCCGCAGACCGCCAATCCCGATCCTGTGCTCAAGAATTTGGCCGGTCGTCGCTTGCCACCAATTGACGGCTTTGTTAGCACCCAGTTGCGGCCCGGAGCGCGACTGGATGCCTGGACCACGCGCGCGGGTCAGCGTGAGCCCCTGATCGCCAGCACCACTTACGGCGCCGGCAAGACGCTGGCCGTCACCACCGATGCCGGTGGGCGCTGGGCCACGGGTTGGATCAAACAAAATGCATTTGGTCCGCTGTGGGACCGCTTTCTCAAGTGGATGACTCCGCCGGTGGTAGCCACACCCAAATTCGACGTGGCGATGGGCTTTCGCGATGGCCGGGTGCAGCTCCATATCACCGATTACAGTGCCAATCCGCAGCGCGAACTGGCGGTGGTGCGGGCGCGGGTGGTGCGACCCGATGGCAGCCACGAGGAGGTCCTGCTCACCCCGGCCGCGCCCGGCGAGCAGCAAGTCAGCTTTGCCGCACCTGAGCCTGGAACCTACTACATCACCTTGCGCTCGGGCCTGGCTGGCAAGGACCAACCCTTTCCCCCCTTGGCCTATACCGTTAGCTCGGCGAATTTTATCGAAGTTCCGCGTGTGAGTCCCAATTACGGATTGCTTGAGCATCTGGCTTCGGCCACGGGCGGGCGGCTCAACCCCTCGGTTGCGGAAATCAAATTGGCGCGCCCGCGCTTCGAGAGCAGCGAAGGCTTCTCGCGCCCCTTGCTGCTCACCGTGATGATCCTGCTGATGCTTGAGGCACTGGTGCGCCGCCTGACTGCGTAAAACGGCGGTTTTCGATGGACGCAACCCCGAATCGATTCACTCACCCTTTAAATATCTACGCGCTCGGGCTGATTATGGCCGTGGGGGCCGTCCTGCGCCTGCCAGGGCTGGGCGCTGCCGAACTTAGCCCCGATGAAGCCGCGTCGTGGCTCGCCGCCAACGCACCGACCCTGCTTCAGGTATTGCACCGGCAGGCGCAGTTGAATCCGGGTAAGCTGCCGCTGTACGAGGTCGTGCTTCACGGCTGGATCGGCATTGCGGGCGAGGGCGTGGGCGCGATGCGCGGATTGGCACTGCTGTTCGGACTGTTCGCGATCGCGCTGACCTATTACCTGGGGCGCGAGCTGATGTTGCTGGATAAAGCACCGCTGGATGCCGCCGAGCGCGTCGGTCTGAGCAGCGCGCTGCTGTTCGCCGTCAGCCTCGTGATGGTCAAGTACGCGCGTCAGGTTCGAATGTACGAACTGATGCTGGCTCTGGTCCTGGCCCAAAGCATCTGCCTGTTAGCGGCACTACGCCGCGCGAGCTGGCCGCGCTACTTGGCTATCGTCGCCCTGGTAGTCTTGGCGCTGGGCGCCAACATGATGGCCGTATGGGTCTTCGCAGCTCAAGGATTGTGGCTGCTGTGCTGCTGCAGCACCGACAAAAAGCGGCAACCGATGGGGCGGTGGGGCGCGCTGGCGGCGCTTGTGGCTGGAGTGCTGCTGACCGCGCCGATGCTGTGGATCGATCTGCGAATAAGCGAAGGCACGCTAGATTCGGGGGCCTTGCTGTGGATTCATCGGCCCGATCTCACCGAGCTGTTTTCCTTCTTCAATCGTGGCAGCGGCACCTTTCCTTTTCCCATCCTCGCGCTACTGGCGATCTGGGGCGTGATCGCGCGCTGGCGTACCGAGCGCACGCTGGTCAGCTTTGCGCTGTTTTGGATGTGGCTGCCGGTCGTGATGCTGTTGTTGGTCTCCTGGCTGATCACGCCTATGCTGGTGGAGCGCTATGCGCTTACCTGCTTCGTACCGTTTTTCGTGCTGGCCGCGTTGGGTGTGGAGTCGATAAAGTCGCGGCTGGGGGCGGCCGGCGCGCTCGGCTTGCTGGTCGCGCTGTCGGTGGCGCACACCGTGGCTTTTCTCCAAACCCCACTGGATAATTCCTGGCGACGCGCCGCCGATGCGATCGCGGCTAGCGGCCAGCTTGGTCCGGTGTTGTTTTCGCCCCCCGCGCCTGAAGCGGTCATGGCCTATTACCTGGGTAGCGACTATCGCTTCCTGACCCTGGAAAGCCCCGGTGACTGCGCCAAGGGCGCCATCTTCGTGTTGTGGGACCATGATCTGGGGCCAGCGCGGCTCCAAGCGGCGAAAGCGTGCGCTAAGGGCTACCGAACCCCCATCTATCATCACGCCGATTTGACGATCCTGGGACGCTGAGTAATCGCGCGGGCGCGTCGGGTGGCGGGTGAATCGCGCGTAGGCAGATAAACCTATCCTGACTGTTCGGCCTGTTTCTTATTGTGACAAGGTTTGCCTGACTTCCTGCCAGCTTTTAGGCTAGCTTATGCAGTTTGCGCGTTGGAGGGGACAGAGGAGCCGGGGTTGAGCGAGGGCGCGGCAAATAGCGTAGGAAAGAGCGGCCGCGGGCAGCCCTCCGCGCTCACTGTTATCACGGCGATAGTAATTTTGCTGTTGTACCAGGGCTACACCCTCTCGGTACCGGGGATAGCCGCGCCTTGGATTGCCAAGAGCTTTCATCTTGATGAACAGCAACTGGCCCAACTGTTCGCCTGGATGTCGGGAGCCGCGGTCGGATCGTTGTTCCTGGCCCGTGCCGCCGACCGCTATGGGCGCCGGCTGATAATTATTAGTTCGCTGGTCGGAGCTTCGCTGTGTTCTTTCGGAGCAGCGCTAGCAACCTACCCGCCCCTTTTTGCCCTGATGGAGATCGTGGTGTCGGCCCTGCTCGGCGGGTCAGTTTCTTCGGCAATCGCGCTGCTGGCCGAAGAGTTGGCGGTTGATCAGCGGGCGCGAGGACAAGCCGCCGCAGCGCTGGCGGGCGCCGTCGGTGGGGTGCTGGGATATGTGATCATGCCGCTGCTGGCCGACGCCAATTACTCCTGGCGCTGGTTGTTCGCCCTCAGCGG from Candidatus Binataceae bacterium includes these protein-coding regions:
- a CDS encoding BatA domain-containing protein — encoded protein: MGFLYPGALTAFALVPLLVVAYLVRERPRRVIVSSVISFYALRTLRAQRPWGWPRLDWRFVVELLILSLVVLAMAGPYQIRPRTPIAVVLDNSAAMQVREPDGVRFAQARQRLLRELPEQADLEVALYLTAPAPHLLASGLDSVQARGLISAAHPLDAPDDGAATARLLADLATSHRFSSILVASTHPFLPPVPAIFHLITVGTALPNYALGSFTVTAQSFGASALKARLSLANFSSQARTVRVDLYGDDKPLAHAQPQLAAREVSTLEFPSVSRAIAYRAQLLPTDAFSLDNVAYASAATGDVVRLLFVSPTPHDAQGLSELPGLEVTTMTPEQYSPDRVGADLIVFEYAVPKELPGANALLVMPPADDPIFGLQLARAATTQVTSWRSPDPLTDNVNFRLLQMRQAQSFKTGSWLDTVVESNAGALILDGSHQGHRYVVMGFNPFPYLGSRNLPMSILTLNVLAYLSGFGSSEVGYRTGRPWVVPSGITQIVTPRGVRYQVKPGQLFSGDNSQGFYKMSGPGGQQRLRAVNLDDLTVSDLEDRQPLKLELAPAPPAPPSTFAQRRSLTAYLLAAILLLAAGEALLIYRRPAMARTV
- a CDS encoding VWA domain-containing protein — translated: MKLPPPIAHALASIRLAHPRALDLLGLVGVLLLWWLLQVRRPREVLAPLLRALMLALVVMVLAQPQRLSSSEGATPPVAVDLSTSITPSMREYIGALLRDQLKLRDSDPAIAFGRTQVMESIGDVRRQLAGPGCEACAPQHTDLEGAIRKLMALDSGGALVLITDGWENLGDASSTINALLAAHSALDILTPPGAGVLPNVAVSGLTLPHALASSEAFQVGVSLSNMNDHAVAGTLSLLQNGQLVEQRRVTLAAGSTRIDFPVRDAGVGLTSYEARFTPLKASDDLYPEDNSRQAWVGIGAKRKILIFTQNQRESAYVEAVARRLGLEPQVASARQTTFDRSLSGFDAVILNNIAREQLPAATQEALIHYVSAGGALAMVGGDRSFGLGGWQGSALAHIMPVIMKPPQHQERRRALVLIVDKSGSMGRENKLTYAKMAAETALSSLRPDDLIEVIGFDSQPFVVVPLVPVKEARPYFSQMVDRLKARGTTYLMPALQQADRDLAASGAAIKHIVILTDGETGGTAAMYYDLVASMHHQGGVTVSTVAIGREANQTLLDAISRYGGGAAYQTDSPKALPDITLQDTRQHTGELTLVEKRFVPQTANPDPVLKNLAGRRLPPIDGFVSTQLRPGARLDAWTTRAGQREPLIASTTYGAGKTLAVTTDAGGRWATGWIKQNAFGPLWDRFLKWMTPPVVATPKFDVAMGFRDGRVQLHITDYSANPQRELAVVRARVVRPDGSHEEVLLTPAAPGEQQVSFAAPEPGTYYITLRSGLAGKDQPFPPLAYTVSSANFIEVPRVSPNYGLLEHLASATGGRLNPSVAEIKLARPRFESSEGFSRPLLLTVMILLMLEALVRRLTA
- a CDS encoding glycosyltransferase family 39 protein, encoding MAVGAVLRLPGLGAAELSPDEAASWLAANAPTLLQVLHRQAQLNPGKLPLYEVVLHGWIGIAGEGVGAMRGLALLFGLFAIALTYYLGRELMLLDKAPLDAAERVGLSSALLFAVSLVMVKYARQVRMYELMLALVLAQSICLLAALRRASWPRYLAIVALVVLALGANMMAVWVFAAQGLWLLCCCSTDKKRQPMGRWGALAALVAGVLLTAPMLWIDLRISEGTLDSGALLWIHRPDLTELFSFFNRGSGTFPFPILALLAIWGVIARWRTERTLVSFALFWMWLPVVMLLLVSWLITPMLVERYALTCFVPFFVLAALGVESIKSRLGAAGALGLLVALSVAHTVAFLQTPLDNSWRRAADAIAASGQLGPVLFSPPAPEAVMAYYLGSDYRFLTLESPGDCAKGAIFVLWDHDLGPARLQAAKACAKGYRTPIYHHADLTILGR